In a genomic window of Streptomyces sp. NBC_01231:
- a CDS encoding endopeptidase: MGQQHVLGVHGIGQGKTSQHELTKSWRDALDRGVKLLRGGATPMAEDMPAPALKVPHWSALLVDDGGGLSTRAAFPDDATPFTADEEAFIVQALDDLLTPQERDYAAQIDPTTLGLVKVPPSITRRAIAYDRRKPGGRASKIIHSLREVHTYLTEPDLADQVRQYVLESADAHTTVLIGHSLGSVIAYDLLRREEIAAPGTAGAAVHTFVTCGSPLAIPTVQRGMGIADGRLTQIAPHLRWINVFDPDDAVTGAAGLALAADQVRDIEVDNGRLDPHAAVKYLRTLPVARAVTAT, translated from the coding sequence GTGGGGCAGCAGCATGTGCTCGGGGTGCACGGAATCGGGCAGGGCAAGACGTCGCAGCACGAGCTGACGAAGAGCTGGCGTGATGCCCTCGACCGCGGTGTGAAACTGCTCCGCGGAGGCGCAACGCCCATGGCGGAGGACATGCCCGCCCCAGCGCTGAAGGTGCCGCACTGGTCGGCCCTCCTGGTCGATGACGGGGGCGGGCTGAGCACGAGGGCGGCATTCCCTGATGACGCGACACCGTTCACCGCGGACGAGGAGGCTTTCATCGTCCAGGCGCTGGACGACCTGCTCACCCCGCAGGAACGCGACTACGCCGCGCAGATCGACCCCACGACGCTCGGACTGGTCAAGGTGCCGCCGAGCATCACCCGGCGTGCGATCGCCTACGACCGGCGCAAGCCTGGCGGCCGGGCCAGCAAGATCATTCACTCTCTGCGCGAGGTCCACACCTACCTGACCGAACCGGACCTGGCCGACCAGGTCCGCCAGTACGTCCTGGAGAGCGCCGACGCGCACACCACGGTCCTGATCGGCCACTCGTTGGGCAGCGTGATCGCCTACGACCTCCTCCGTCGCGAGGAGATCGCCGCGCCCGGCACGGCGGGTGCGGCCGTGCACACGTTCGTCACCTGCGGTTCGCCCCTGGCCATCCCCACCGTCCAGCGGGGCATGGGCATCGCCGACGGGCGGCTGACCCAGATCGCACCCCACCTGCGGTGGATCAACGTGTTCGACCCGGACGATGCCGTCACCGGCGCCGCGGGCCTGGCCCTGGCGGCGGACCAGGTCAGGGACATCGAGGTCGACAACGGCCGCCTCGATCCGCATGCCGCCGTCAAGTACCTGCGCACCCTCCCCGTCGCCCGCGCCGTCACCGCCACCTGA
- a CDS encoding DUF262 domain-containing protein, translating into MGSDEIRSQGFSLKELFREVTYEIDYYQREYTWGEDEVRMLLRDLCGSFRNWSLNPSYLRRPQTAPQYFMGPFVYYEPAKNRRYLVDGQQRFVTLHLLFLQLRLAAQERADFRAVDRLNRVITTDGEHFSLGITDHEPVLRAVTQARRYETGLGDSLSRRNLWARSQQIESQLAEELDAENLTRFTEWLLDRVVLVGIRAASPDHGYRMFETMNDRGARLTAVDLLKSHLLSHVGAGEDQLNTQWHEMLRELATDREDTTAASRFIKAFLLARCAREGLAEDRRQIDSNLNVWVRQNAEHLQLVPEYPDNFLTFVQDLLKTARLYRPFLAAGRALKKDDRLEAVLFNERNGLTCQAVAILAAIDPDDLPSDAKDKGRLVADYLDRWYTLRVLQDLPVQSADAETLAHDTLVPLLRQCRTVADVATALGDLVTQDTGSIRDAITLGLRGNNAHQIRYLLARATAYVEDACQRENDILAYLDRDRFHIEHLWANHHHRVQQEIPDPVVFRSRRNQLGGLGLLRGRENSSINDLPLHDKAGYYARSNVLLGSIAPGYNQRNPLLREFIKTHKLDKLLRPFSPRETMTSVVQARQELYLCLFEHIWNPERLGLPAALPSDPGGADEPPDQTPAATARRRPAAGRRRTDVARMVAAQVLTPGTRIVLTYRSTDHWATIDEDGGIILTATGGTPYGRVDEAGAVARGTKTCQGMNEWHIEDETGARVSLRTLRDRAAASGAL; encoded by the coding sequence ATGGGTTCGGACGAGATCAGGTCCCAGGGCTTCAGCCTGAAGGAACTGTTCCGTGAGGTGACCTATGAGATCGACTACTACCAGCGTGAGTACACCTGGGGCGAGGACGAAGTCCGCATGCTGTTGCGGGATCTGTGCGGATCGTTTCGCAACTGGTCGCTCAACCCGTCCTACCTGCGCCGCCCGCAGACTGCACCGCAGTACTTCATGGGGCCGTTCGTCTACTACGAGCCCGCCAAGAACCGGCGCTACCTCGTCGACGGGCAGCAGCGGTTCGTCACGCTGCACCTGCTCTTCCTGCAACTGCGCCTGGCGGCGCAGGAACGCGCCGACTTTCGGGCCGTCGATCGGCTCAACCGGGTCATCACCACGGACGGCGAGCACTTCTCGCTCGGCATCACCGATCACGAACCGGTCCTGCGAGCGGTAACCCAGGCCCGCCGCTACGAGACCGGCCTCGGGGACTCGCTCTCCCGCCGCAACCTGTGGGCCCGCAGCCAGCAGATCGAATCCCAGCTCGCCGAAGAACTCGACGCGGAAAACCTGACCCGCTTCACCGAATGGCTGCTCGACCGGGTCGTCCTCGTCGGCATCCGCGCGGCCAGCCCCGACCACGGCTACCGGATGTTCGAAACCATGAACGACCGCGGCGCCCGCCTGACCGCGGTGGACCTCCTCAAGAGCCACCTGCTCTCCCACGTCGGAGCTGGCGAAGACCAGCTCAACACCCAGTGGCACGAAATGCTGCGGGAACTGGCCACCGACCGGGAGGACACCACAGCAGCGTCCCGCTTCATCAAGGCCTTCCTGCTGGCCCGCTGCGCCCGCGAGGGCCTCGCCGAGGACCGCCGGCAGATCGACAGCAACCTCAATGTCTGGGTCCGTCAGAACGCCGAGCACCTCCAACTGGTCCCCGAATACCCGGACAACTTCCTCACCTTCGTGCAGGACCTCCTCAAAACCGCCAGGCTGTACAGGCCCTTCCTCGCGGCCGGCCGCGCGCTCAAGAAGGACGACCGCCTGGAGGCGGTCCTCTTCAACGAACGCAACGGGCTGACCTGCCAGGCAGTCGCCATCCTCGCCGCCATCGACCCCGACGACCTGCCGTCCGATGCCAAGGACAAGGGCCGCCTCGTCGCCGACTACCTGGACCGCTGGTACACCCTGAGGGTTTTGCAGGACCTGCCCGTGCAGTCGGCCGACGCCGAAACCCTGGCCCACGACACCCTCGTCCCCCTGCTGCGCCAGTGCCGCACGGTCGCCGACGTCGCCACCGCGCTCGGCGACCTCGTCACCCAGGACACCGGCTCGATCCGCGACGCGATCACACTCGGCCTGCGCGGCAACAACGCCCACCAGATCCGCTACCTGCTGGCCCGCGCCACCGCCTACGTCGAAGACGCCTGCCAACGCGAGAACGACATCCTCGCCTACCTCGACCGGGACCGCTTCCACATCGAGCACCTGTGGGCCAACCACCACCACCGCGTGCAGCAGGAAATACCCGACCCCGTCGTCTTCCGCAGCCGCCGCAACCAACTCGGCGGCCTGGGCCTGCTCAGGGGACGAGAGAACTCATCCATCAACGACCTGCCCCTGCACGACAAAGCCGGCTACTACGCCCGCAGCAACGTCCTGCTGGGCAGCATCGCCCCCGGCTACAACCAGCGAAACCCGCTGCTGCGCGAGTTCATCAAAACCCACAAGCTCGACAAACTCCTCAGGCCGTTCAGCCCCCGGGAGACGATGACCTCCGTCGTCCAGGCCCGCCAGGAACTGTATCTGTGCCTGTTCGAACACATCTGGAACCCCGAGCGCCTCGGATTGCCCGCCGCCCTGCCCAGCGATCCAGGCGGAGCCGACGAGCCGCCGGACCAGACACCTGCGGCCACCGCACGGCGCAGGCCGGCAGCCGGGCGCCGACGCACCGACGTCGCCCGCATGGTTGCAGCCCAAGTCCTCACCCCCGGCACACGGATCGTGCTCACCTACCGCTCCACCGATCACTGGGCCACCATCGACGAAGACGGCGGCATCATCCTCACCGCGACCGGCGGCACCCCCTACGGCCGCGTCGACGAAGCCGGCGCTGTCGCCCGCGGCACCAAAACCTGCCAAGGCATGAACGAATGGCACATCGAGGACGAGACCGGAGCACGCGTCAGCCTGCGAACACTGCGCGATCGCGCAGCGGCCTCCGGCGCCCTGTAG